Sequence from the Kineosporia succinea genome:
GTCTGCTGCTGTGCGGTACCGGTCTTGCCGCCCACCGTGACCCCACTGATCTGGGCGGGCTTACCGGTGCCGTTCTGCACCACGGAGACCATCATGGACTTGAGCTGGTCCGCCACGTCCGAGGTGACCGCCTCGGAGAACTTCTCCGGGGTGGGCTCGGAGATGGTCTTGCCGTCGGCACTGGTGATCTTGGAGACCAGGTTCGGCCGCATCACCACGCCGCCGTTCTCGACGCCGGCCGAGAGCATCGCGACCTGCAGCGGCGTGGCCCGCACGTCGAACTGCCCGATCGACGACTGGGCCAGCTGCGGCTGGTTCAGGCCGGTCGGGAACGAGCTCTTGACCACGTTCTGCGGAACGGTCAGCGACTGCCCGAAGCCGAACTTGGCGGCCTGCTCGGACATCGCCTCCTGGCCCAGGTCCATGCCCAGCTGACCGTAGGTGGTGTTGCACGACTCCTCGAGCGCCTCACGCAGCGTCGGGGTGCCGTCGGCGCACACCGTGCCGGTGTCGTTCGGCAGCGTCGCGGTGGTCTCCGGCAGATCGAGGCGGGCCACACCGGTCAGGCCGGACTCGGAGTCGGCGCCGTAGCGCCCGTCGGTCAGCGCCGCCGCCGAGGTGACGATCTTGAACGTCGAACCCGGGGCGTAGAGCTGGCCGATCGTGCGGTTGATCAGGGGGTCGAGGTCGTCGGCGGCCAGCTTCAGGTACAGCTGGTTGGCCTCCGTGGTGTCGTGCGAGGCGAGCTTGTTCGGGTTGTACGAGGGCTTGCTGACCATCGTCAGGATGTCGCCGGTCTCCGGGTCGAGCGCGATCACGGCGCCGTCCTGGTCGCCGAGGGCGTCGTACGCGGCCTTCTGCGCCTTCGCGTTGATCGTGGTCTCGACCGTCGCGCCCTGCGCCTGCTCACCGGTCAGCAGGCTGCTGAGGTTCCGGATGAACAGCTCGTCCGAGGTGCCGGACAGGTACTCGCTCTCGGCGCTCTCGATGCCGTACGGGTTGCCGTTCACCAGCGAGTAGAAGCCGGTCACCGGAGCGTAGAGGGCACCGTTCGAGTACTTGCGCAGGAACTTGAACTCGTCGTCGACCGGCTCCGACGTGGCTACAGCCTTGTTGCCGACCTTGATCTCGCCCCGTTCGCGGCTGCGCTCCTTGATCAGCGTGCGCGAGTTGCGAGGATTGTCGTTCAGGGCCTGAGCATTGATCACCTGGATATACGTCACGCTGACGAACAGCGAGGTGAAGAGCAGGGTGATCACTGCGGCCAGCCTGCGGATCGGGCCGTTCACCGGACCACCACCGTCTCTTGATCGTTGCCCGGCCCGGGGCGCTCCCGCTGGTCGTCGCGGAAGCCCGGGCCGTCGGGGTCGTCCAGGTCGTCTCGTAGGTCTTCGGGCAGTTCGTCGAGCGGGACGTCGAACATCGGGCCGTCGTTCTCGGCTGCCGGGCGCCGACCAGAGTCTGAGATGCGCAGCAGGATGGCGATGATCATCCAGTTCGCCAGCAGCGAGGAACCACCCGCGGCCATGAACGGCAGGGTCAGACCGGTCAGCGGGATCACCCGGGTGACGCCGCCGACGACGATGAAGACCTGCATGGCCAGTGTGAAGGCCAGACCTGTGGCCAGCAGCTTGCCGAAGCCGTCGCGCGCGGCGATCGCTGTGCGCAGACCCCGCTCGACGATCAGGGCGTAGATCAGGAGCAGCGCGAAAAGGCCGGCCAGGCCGAGCTCTTCGCCGAACGAGGCGAAGATCATGTCACTCTCGGCGTAGAACATCGTACGGCCGTAGGGCCGCCCTTCGCCCAGCCCGGTGCCGATCAGACCGCCGCTGGCCATGCCGAACAGGCCCTGAATGATCTGGGTGGCGTTCTCGACGATGTCGGCGCGGAACGGGTGCAACCAGAAGTTCACCCGCCCCTGCACATGCGCGAAGATCTGCAGCGCCATGAAGGCACCGCCGGAGAACAGCAGCAGACCGAGCACGACCCAGCTGACCCGCTCGGTGGCGACGTAGAGCAGCCCCACGAACATGCCGAAGAACAGCAGCGAGGTGCCGAGGTCGCGCTCGAACACCAGCACGGCCAGCGTGACGCCCCAGGCCGTGAGCAACGGGCCCAGGTCTTTCGCGCGCGGCAGCTGCATCCACAGCACCTTGCGGCCGGCCAACGAGAGCGAGTCCCGGGCGGTCACCAGGTAACCGGCGAAGAAGATGGTGAGCGCGATCTTGGCGATCTCACCGGGCTGGAACGAGAACCCGCCCAGGCCGATCCAGATCCGCGCGCCGTTGATGTTCTTGCCGATGATCGGCAGCAGCGGCAGGAGCAGCAGCACCAGACCGGCGGCCATCGCGATGTAGGTGAAGCGGCTCAGCACCCGGTGGTCGTGCAGCCAGATGACGATCACGATCGCGGCGGTGACCCCGAGGGACGTCCACAGCAACTGCCGGAAGGCCTGGGACTCCATGAAGGCGTTGCCCTTGCCCAGGTCGATGCGGTGGATCATGACCAGGCCCAGGCCGTTCAGCAGCATGGCCAGCGGCAGCAGGATCGGGTCGGCGTAGGGCGCGAACCGGCGCACGGCCAGGTGCAGCACCAGGGCCAGAGCGCCCAGGCCGGCACCGTACCCGAGCATGCCCGGTGGCAGGGTGCCGTTGATTGCCAATCCCACCTGGGCATAGGCGCCGACGGCCATACCGATCGCGACGACGATCAGCAGGGCCTCGACATTGCGCCCGGTGCGCGGAGCGGTCGATCGTGCGGCCGCCATCAGTTGCTCTCCCCGCAGTCGGCCGTGGTTCCACCACCCGTGGCGCCGCCCGTCACCGTCGGGGTGGGAGTCGGCGTGCCGGTGGCGGCACCCGTGGGTTCGTTGTTCGCCGTATTGGTCGTGTTGTTCGTGGTGCGGCCGGCCTTCGTCGGCGTCGCGCCCGGGGCCGACGGCGAGAGGGACGGCTGCGGGTTCTGCGCGGCCTCCTCGGCGGCTCGCAGGCACTGTGCCTCGGCCCGCAGGTCGCTCACGGTGCTCTCCGCGGCGGCCTTGTCGTCGGCCGGGATCCCGTTCTCCACGCGCTGCCGGCTCTTGTCCGACAGGCTGTCGAGCGGGACGTCGGTGGCCAGCGACGAGACGCTGCTCAGGTCGATCGGGCCGAGGGTCTGCGGCAGGCCCTTGAACACGGCCACCGTGCCGGCCTCGTCACCGACGAAGTACTGCCCCTGGCTCCATCGGTAGGCGCCGAAACCGCCACCCACCAGCAGCACCACGACCAGCACCGAGAGCAGCCCGATACGCAGACCGCGCCGGGGCGAGCCGGAGCGGCCCCGGCCACCCCGGCGACGCTCCGCCGGGGGCTCGTCCGGGTCGGAGTCGGGCCGCGAGCCGTCTTCGTACTGGTCGTACTGGTCGCCGTACCCGCCGCGGTAGTCACTGCCATACCGCTGCTGGTAGTCGTCCTGGTAACGGTCGTCGTACCCGCCCGCGTAGTGCTCGTCCGGGTGGTCGCGCTCGTCGTAGTCGCGCACGACCGGAATCGGCGCGGTGGAGGTCAGTTCGGCCGCTCGTTCAGCCGCGGACCCGCCGAATCCGATCCGCGGCTGGGGATGAAGAGAGGCGGCTCCGACGATCACCGGCTCGATGCTCACGGGAGAGCTGACGGAGTCGACCACGTCGGCCACGATGCAGGTGACGTTGTCGGGAGCGCCGCTGCGCAGGGCCAGCTGCACGAGCTGGTCGCAGGTGCTCGCCGGGTCTTTGCCGAACGCCAGGGTCTCTTCGATGGTCTCGAAACTGACCACGCCGGAGAGCCCGTCGGAGCACAGCAGGTACCGGTCGCCGACCCGCGCGTCGATCATCGACAGGTCGGGGTCGACGTCGTCCATCACGTCACTCAGCACGCGCATCAGCACCGACCGCTGCGGATGCTGCTCGGCCTCCGCGAGGGTGATGCGCCCGTCGTCCACCAGCCGCTGGACGAAGGTGTGGTCGCGCGTGATCTGTTCCAGCCGCCCGTTGTGCAGGCAGTAGGCCCGGGAGTCACCGATGTGGGCCAGGGCCAGACGCCCGGGCCCCACCCGCAGGATCGCGGTGACGGTCGTGCCCATGCCGGACAGTGCCGGTTCGTCCACCACGCGGGCCTCGAGCTCGTGCTGCACGTGCCGCAGGGATCCCTGCAGCTCGTCCAGCGCGGCGTCGAAGCCGTGCTCCATGTCGTTCAGCGGGGCCATCTCACCGATGGCCATCGACGACGCGATGTCTCCGCCCGCGTGCCCGCCCATACCGTCCGCGATGACCAGCAGGCTGGGCCCGGCGAAGCCGGAGTCCTGGTTGTTGGACCGGACCAGGCCGACATCGGAGCGCGCCGCATACCGCAACGCGATCGCCATGTCTTACCTCCGCAGCTCGAGGACGGTACGCCCGATCCGGACCTGTGCTCCGGGGGCGATCGGTACCGGGTCCTGAACGCGGTTGCGTCCCAAGAAGGTCCCGTTGGTTGACCCGAGATCTTCGACCATCCACGTGCCGTGCCGCAACGACAGCCTCGCATGCCGGCCCGACGCGTAGTCGTCGTCCAGTACGAGAGTGCTCTCCGGTGCGCGGCCGAGCAGGATCGGGGCCTGGCCCAGGGGAATCGTGGTGCCTTTCAGTGACCCCGCCGTCACGACGAGCGTGGTCGGCATCGGCGGCGCTTCCTGCTGCCGCTGCTGGGGTCGGCCGCCGCCGTTGTCGGGGAAGGCCGGACCCCCGGCCGCCACCGGGCGCCGGGCGGTGCGGGTGCTGTTGAACAGGTCGCGGCGCAGGACCGCCACGACCGACAGCACCAGCAGCCAGAGCAGTGCAAGGAAACCCAGCCTCAGCAGGGTCAGCGTGAGCTCGCTCATCGCGGTTTCATCACCATGATCCGAAGCGGACGACGAGGGTGCTGCGGCCGATCTTGATCTGGCTGCCGTCGACGACCTCGGCGGTGTTGATGCGTTCGCCGTCGACGTACGTGCCGTTCGTGGAACCGAGGTCGGCTGCGACCAGCCGGCCGTGCTCGACGCGGACCTCGGCGTGTCGGCGAGACACCCCGATGTCGTCGACGATCACGTCGGCCTCGGTACCGCGACCGATCACCGTGACCGCTGCGGTGATCGGGTAGACCCGGCCGTCGACCACCAGGGACGGGTGGTCGGGCTGCTGGGGGGCCGGGGGCTGACCGTAGTTGTCGTACCCCTGGCTCTGCGGTTGCTGCTGCGGGCGGGAGAGCGCCTGCTGCTGCGGGTGCGGCTGGGCGGGCCGGGTGCCGCGCGTGGTGGTGCTGCGCACCCGGAACAGGCCGGTGTCCAGGTCGGGAGCCTCTTCGAAGCGGACCGTGATCGGCCCCACGAACGAGTACTCCTGGTTGCCGGCGTGCTCCGCGACCACGTCGCGCAGCTCGTCGCCGAGCGTGTCTTCCCATTCGCCGAGGCGCTGATGGTCACCGGCGCCGAGTTCCACCACGAAGGTGTTCGGCGCCAGGGTGCGACCCCGGGCGACCACGGTGGCCCGGTCGTCGATCTCGCGGCGGAGGGCGCTGGCGATCTCGACCGGCTGCACCTCGCTTCGGAAGGCCTTGGCGAAAGCGCCGTTCACGGCGCGCTCGATGCCCTTCTCCATCCGGTCGAACATTCCCACGGCTACCTCCTCCCGGTCATGTGGCTGACTGCTGATCCTCACAGATCCTGCCGCAGTCACGGTCACAGCACGACCAGCCCGGTACACGAGGCGCCTCGCGCGCCTCCTGTCGTGGGCAACGACTGAGGGGCACGCCGCGATCCGTGGCACGGGTCCGGTCACCTCCAGCGTATCCGCGAGCCGGTCCAACCCGCGGATGTGACGGGTGCCGGGAAACGTCATCGATTATCCCCGGATGCCCGGCTCCTCCCCGACAGCGGGGGCGCGGGGCACCGGGGCGGTCAGGGACGCCCTCTCAATCGTGCTAACGTTCTGCACGCAGCAAGGGCAACAAGCGCGAGTGGCGGAATAGGCAGACGCGCACGGTTCAGGTCCGTGTGCCCGAAAGGGCGTGGGGGTTCAACTCCCCCCTCGCGCACCGCTGAGAAGGCCCCAGGTTTCCAACCTGGGGCCTTCTGCTTTTGCTCTTCGCGCGTCACTGCGTGTGTCCGCGCTCGAGCGCCGGTGGGCCGACGCGTCCCTCATCGGTCGTCAGCCGGTTCGCACGAGCCGGCCATGGACGCGTGGCCCGGCGGCGAGAGGAACGTCACCAAGCCGCCGGACCGCCTCGGGAACACGGGCGTGTCGCCCGCCCGAACCCGTCCGAAACGGGTCACCCGCGCGCGATGACCCGGCGCGCCGACGGGACCACCCCGTCCAGAAGCCCCTCGACCAGAAGATCCAGGGATGCCGCCCGCGACCCCTTGACCAGCACCACATCGTCGGGCCGCAGCTCACCGCGCAACCACCCGAGGGCGGCGTCCCGGTCGGCCAGGTGCACCCCGCCCGACTCGGCCGCCACCTCGGCCGCGCCCGCCCCGACCGCGACCACCACGTCCACCCCGAACACCCGGGCCAGCGCCCCCACGTGCCGGTGCGACGAGACCGAGTGCGGCCCCAGTTCCCGCATCTCGCCCAGCACGGCCACGGTGCGCCCCGACCGGCGGCGGCCGATCGCGTCGAGACAGGCCAGCGCGGCCAGGGCGGCGTCCGGGTTGGAGTTGTAGGTGTCGTCGAGCACGAGCAGCCCGTCGGCCCCCTCCCGGGGCTGCAGCCGGTGCGGCGTCGGCCCGACCTCGCTCAGCCGGGAGGCCACGTCCGGCAGGCTCTCCCCGGCCGCCAGCGCCATCGCCGCGGCGGCGGCCGCGTTGCGGATCTGGTGCTCACCGCTGCGCCGCAGCGTGACCGGGTGCCACTCGTCACGGAACCCCAGCTCGAACGAGGGCCGGTCGAGGTCGTCGAGGCTCACCCGGCGCCAGCTCACCTCACCGCGCCGGCCGAAGGTGCGCACCGGCGCGAGCGTGCGCCAGGCCATCCCCATCACCCGCGGGTCGTCGGCGTTGAGCACCGCCAGACCGTCGGCCGGCAGGGCCTCCACCAGCTCGCCCTTGGCCTGCCCGATCAGCTGCGCCGAGCCGAACCGGCCGATGTGCGCGCTGCCCACGTTCAGCACCGCCGCGATGTCCGGCCGGGCGATGCTCGTCAGCCAGGACAGCTGCCCCACGCCCCGGGCACCCATCTCCAGCACCAGACGGCTCGTGTCCGGGCGCAGCCGCAGGCAGGTCAGCGGCACCCCGAGCTCGTTGTTCAGGTTGCCCGCGGTGGCCAGGGCGCCGGGCAGCAGCGCCGCCAGGTAGTCCTTGGTGCCGGTCTCGCCGTGCGAGCCGGTCAGCGCGATCACCCGGGGCCGGACCTCCCGCACCACGTGCCGGGCCAGCGCCCCCAGGGCCACGACCGGGTCGGCCACCACCACGGTCGGGGCCTCGGTGGGCCGGGAACCGAGCACGGCGTGAGCGCCGGGCGTGTGGTCGTGCCCGTCACTGTGCGTGCCCCGGAGCGCCACGAACAGGCCCCGCGGCACCGGCCGGCGGTTGTCGAGGTAGGCCTCCCCCTCGACCACCCGGTCCGGATCGCCGTGCACGGAACCGTCGCAGATCCGGGCGATCTCGCCCAGCGTCATCGGGATCATGCCGTCGATGCTCGTCCGCCGGAGGTGCCCGGGGCGTCAGCCCGGGGTCTGACATCTCGTCCGCCGGGACATTCGTCCGGTACCTCAGGTGGACGCGACAACCGGGCCCGAGGGGACAACGTTGGTGACTGTGACGATCCTTCTCTCCGACCCCCGGGTCGCCGCGGTGCCCCTGCACGAGAACGGCGAACCGCTGGTGCGGCTGCCGGAAACGTTCGGCCCGGCCCGGGCCGCGGTGCGCGCCGGTCTGGCACAGCGGCTGCGGGGCGCCCAGTCGCTGCTGCCCCGGGGCGTGCACCTGCGCGTCGTCGAGGGGCACCGGCCGCTCGAGCAGCAGCAGGCGATCATCGACCGCTACACCGCGCAGGTGCGGGCGGCGCATCCGCAGGCCGGCGAGGCCGAACTGCCCGACCTGGTGGCCCGGTTCGTGTCGCCGGTCGCGGTCGCCCCGCACGTGGCCGGGGCGGCGGTGGATCTGGAGATGGTGGACGCGTCGGGGCACCTTCTCGATCTCGGCACCCCGGTCGACGCGACCCCCGAGGAGTCGCGCGGCGCCTGCTTCTTCGACTCGCCCCGGATCTCGGCGGAGGCCCGGGCCAACCGGAGGCTGATGGGCGCCGCCCTGACGGCGAACGGGATGGTGAACTACCCGACCGAGTGGTGGCACTGGTCGTACGGCGACCGTTACTGGGCGCTGACCACCGGGGCCCCGGCCGCGATCTACGGCTCCGGGGTGGCGGCGTGACCGCGCTCGCCGATGTTGCCCGATCCACCCCTTCCGGAGAGGGGGAAAGGGGCAACCGGCCGACCCTTGCCGTCGATCTGGGCGCGGTCGGCGCCAACGTGCGTCACTTCGCCCGGATCACGCCCGGTGAGGTGATGGCGGTGGTGAAGGCCGACGCCTTCGGGCACGGCGCCGCCGGGGTGGCTCGCACCGCGCTCGCCCACGGCGCCTCCCGGCTCGGGGTCACCAGCCTGGACGAGGCGCTGGCACTGCGGTTTCGGCACATCGACGCCCCGGTGCTGAGCTGGCTGAACCCGGTCGACGCGAACTGGGGAGCGGCCGTGCGCGAGGGCATCGAGGTGGCGGTGCCGAGTGCGGAGCACCTGGCCGCGCTCGCTCCCGGCGCTCGCGTGCACCTCCACCTGGACTGCGGCACAGGCCGCGACGGCGCCGAGCCGGCGGCCTGGCCGGGTCTGTGCGCGGCGGCGGCGCGGCGGCCGGATGTTTCCGTGGTGGGCGTCATGGGGCACCTGAGCTGCGCCGATGCACCTTCCGAACGAGGGGACGCGTCGGGCCGGGAGATCTTCGGGTGGGGTGTGCGGGTGGCCCGGGCCGCTGGGCTGGACCCGGTGCACCAGCACCTGGCCGCCACCGCCGCCACGCTGAACGATCCGCTCAGCCACCACACGATGAGCCGGATCGGCGCCGGGCTGTTCGGCATCGACCCGTCCGGGCCGGGCCGACTGACCCCGACGCTGACGCTCACCGCGCCGCTGCTCGGGGTGCGAACCGTGTCTGCGGGCACCGGGGTCGGCTACGGCCACACCTGGGTCGCGCCCCGGACAACCACTTTGGGCCTCGTCGGCGTGGGCTACGCGGACGGCCTGCCGCGCAGCGCCTCCAACCGGGCGCAGGTGCTCGTGCGGGGCCGGCGGCGTCCGCTGGTCGGGCGGATCTCGATGGACATGAGCGTGATCGATCTCGGAACGGAGGGTGCGCAGATGGGCGACGTCGTGACGGTGTTCGGGCCGGGCACCGCAGGGGAGCCCACGGTGGCCGAATGGGCCTCCTGGGCAGGCACTATCGAGCACGAGGTGATGACCGGCCTGGGGCCGCGTCTGGCGCGGAGGATGTCGTGAGCCTGCGGGTGGTCGTGATCGGCGGCGGGCAGAACTGTGAGCACGAGGTGTCGCTGGCCTCGGCCGCAGCGGTGAAAAGGGCTCTGTCGCATGCCGGTTACGAGGTGGTCGGGCTGACCCTCGACGAGGCCGGCACCTGGCGCGACGAAGAGCTGCGACCGATCGGGCTGGCCGGCGCGGTGCAGGTCATCGGCACCTGCGCGGTGGTGGTGCCGATGCTCCACGGCCCGCACGGCGAGGACGGCACGCTCGCCGCGCTGTGCGACCTGGCCCAGGTGCCCTACGTCGGGTCGGGAGTGGGAGCCGGGGCCGTGGGGATGGACAAGTGGATCACCAAGCTGGTCGCCCAGGCCGTCGGCATCCCGGTGGCGTCGGGGCGGTTGCTCACGAGAAGCACTGCCGCGTCGTACGTCTGGACTCACCCGGTGGTGGTCAAACCGGTCGCCGCGGGGTCGAGTCACGGGGTGTCGCTGGTGCGCGACCGGGCCGGCCTGTCCGCGGCGCTCGATGCGGCGTTCGCGCTCGACGAGCGGGTGCTGGTGGAGGAGCTGATCACCGGCCGGGAGATCGACGTGGCCGTGCTGGGTCGCCCCGACGGCAGCCGGATGGTGGCGCCTCTGATTGAGATCCTGCTGTCCGAGGCCATTTTCGACCACGAGACGAAGTATGACGGGAGTGCCCGGTTCCGGCTCCCGGCCGTGGTCGACCCGGTCGCGCAGAAGGCGCTCGAGAGCGCGGCGTTGGCGATGTACGACGCGCTCGGCTGCTCCGGCGTGGCCCGGGTCGACTTCTTCCTCACCGTCGACGGGCCCGTGCTCAACGAGGTCAACACCGCGCCGGGCTTCACCGAGCAGTCCCAGGCCCCGAAGATGTTCGCGGCCGGGGGCACGGCCTACCCGGAGCTGCTCGACCTGCTGGTGCGCGACGCGCTGGCCGTCGGGAAGCGGATCCCGGCATGACCGGAACACCCGGGTCCCGGACGCCGCGTCCGGCCTCGTCCCCGTCCTCGTCCCCGTCCCAGTCCTCGTCCTCGTCCTCGCCGGAGATCGAGCAGCTCCGGCGCTGGCTCGAGGTCTGGTGGCCCGACCTGCTGGCCGGGCTGCTGGTGCTGTTCGCCGCGTTCGTCGAGTGGAACTCCGTCTACGGGTACTACCTGCCCCCGTCGGTGCTGGCCGCGCCCGCACTCGCGATGGCCCTGGCCGTGGTGCTCACCCGCCAGCGGCCGGCCTGGGCCCTGGGCGTGCTCTGGGCGCTGGGCCTGTTCCAGTTCACCTACGGCAACCAGATCATGCTGGTCCAGCTGTCGATCATGTACGTCGCGTTCGGGGTGGCGCGCTGGGGCCGACCGGTCACGGTCTGGCTGAGCCTGATCTCGGTGCCGCTGGCCGCGCTCGGTGGCCTGGCCTACATCGAGGTCTTCGGCGACGGGGTGGTGTTCCAGCTCGGCGGCCGGTTCCCGGGCTTCGTCGGAACCTGGGCCGGGCAGTTCGGCTACCGGCTGATGGCCATGCTCGTCATCGCCGTGATCCTGCTGCTGCCCTGGCTGATCGGCCTGGCGGTGCGGCTCGGGGTCCGGGCCAGCGCCTCCGACGCCCGGGCCAGCGCGTCCGACGCGTCCCGGGAGATGGCCGAGGCCGATGCGGCCCGGGCCCAGCTGGAGAGCGAGCAGGCCCGGGAGATCGCGGCGCTGCGCGAGGAGCAGGCCCGGCTGGCCGCCGACGTGCACGACGTGGTGGGGCACTCGCTGGCGGTGATCCTGGCCCAGGCCGAGTCGGCGCAGTTCCTCGACGACGACCCGGTGGTGCTGAAGCAGACCATGACCACGATCGCGGCCTCGGCCCGCACCTCGCTGCAGGACATCCGCCAGGTGCTGGCCGGGGCTCAGCAGGCGTCGGCGATGGCGACGGCCGGGTCGTTCCGCGAGCTGGTCGACGGGGTGCGGGCCAGCGGGCACCAGGTGATGGTCACCGAGGTGGGGCAGCCCCGCCCGATGCCGCCCGAGCTGGAGGTGGTGGCCCACCGCGTGGTGCAGGAGATGCTCACCAACGCGATCAAGCACGGCCGCCGCGAGCAGCCGCTGTCCGTCGAGCGGCACTGGCCGGAGGGTCCCTACGCCCACGACCTGCGCATCGAGGTGCGTAACGTGGCGGCGACGCGTCTGGCCGACACCCAGCCGCTCGACCTGGTCTCCCCCCGCGACACGGGTGGGCAAGGCCTCGGCGGCATGCGGCGCCGGCTCGAGGCGGTGGGTGGCAAGCTCGACGTACGCACCCGCGACGAACCGGAAGGACCCACCTTCACCGTGACCGCCTGGCTGCCCGTGAGCGGGCGATGAACGCACCGGCCACCCCCGACATCCGCGTCCTGCTGGTCGACGACCAGGAACTGTTCCGTGCCGGTGTCCAGGTGATCATCAACGCCCAGGCCGGCATGACGGTCGTCGGGGCGGCCGGTGACGGCCTGGAGGGCGTGCGCCTGGTCGACGAGCTCGAGCCCGACGTGGTGCTGATGGACATCCGGATGCCCGAGATGGACGGCGTCGAGGCCACCCGGCAGATCTTCCACCCCGACCGGGTGGCCCGCCGCGGCCGGCCGGTGCGGGTGGTCGTGCTCACCACGTTCAACC
This genomic interval carries:
- a CDS encoding sensor histidine kinase, translating into MTGTPGSRTPRPASSPSSSPSQSSSSSSPEIEQLRRWLEVWWPDLLAGLLVLFAAFVEWNSVYGYYLPPSVLAAPALAMALAVVLTRQRPAWALGVLWALGLFQFTYGNQIMLVQLSIMYVAFGVARWGRPVTVWLSLISVPLAALGGLAYIEVFGDGVVFQLGGRFPGFVGTWAGQFGYRLMAMLVIAVILLLPWLIGLAVRLGVRASASDARASASDASREMAEADAARAQLESEQAREIAALREEQARLAADVHDVVGHSLAVILAQAESAQFLDDDPVVLKQTMTTIAASARTSLQDIRQVLAGAQQASAMATAGSFRELVDGVRASGHQVMVTEVGQPRPMPPELEVVAHRVVQEMLTNAIKHGRREQPLSVERHWPEGPYAHDLRIEVRNVAATRLADTQPLDLVSPRDTGGQGLGGMRRRLEAVGGKLDVRTRDEPEGPTFTVTAWLPVSGR